In Oncorhynchus keta strain PuntledgeMale-10-30-2019 chromosome 19, Oket_V2, whole genome shotgun sequence, a single genomic region encodes these proteins:
- the churc1 gene encoding protein Churchill: MCNGCVQKEYPDRGNTCLENGSYLMNYLGCANCHQRDFVLISNKATEDEDGEEIVTYDHVCKNCDHVVARHEYTFSVVDDYQEYTMLCMLCGKAEDSISVLPDDPRQTAPLF; encoded by the exons ATGTGTAATGGTTGTGTGCAGAAAGAGTACCCCGACAGA GGGAACACATGTTTGGAGAATGGCTCCTACCTGATGAACTACCTGGGCTGTGCCAACTGTCACCAGAGGGACTTTGTGTTGATCAGCAACAAGGCCACAGAggatgaggatggagaggagatagTCACCTATGATC ATGTGTGTAAAAACTGTGACCACGTCGTAGCCAGGCATGAGTATACCTTCTCTGTGGTGGACGATTATCAG GAGTACACAATGTTGTGCATGCTGTGTGGGAAGGCGGAGGACTCCATCAGTGTGCTGCCAGATGATCCCAGGCAAACCGCCCCTCTTTTCTAG